A window of the Brassica oleracea var. oleracea cultivar TO1000 chromosome C1, BOL, whole genome shotgun sequence genome harbors these coding sequences:
- the LOC106295771 gene encoding rho GTPase-activating protein 7 isoform X1: MLCLKSEALREDQTLASSSSSSPSIDRSSANATFRIPINWGSSIRRYLKKTGTFSRRSYSSGDGSLYFPDLDVNNESKILDQTSSRFEGKSRVWYKCELEQDIKKLQQQLQEEINLRLALTSAVEHSSSPFMESPCQLPDKAQELLDSLAVLEITVSKLEQESVSLRYLLRQEKNERRLTEILQKKKSHYSAPSKFTNAQSFPNKLVTRKRESKQVVSVDDEALQIDRRRI, translated from the exons ATGCTTTGTCTCAAATCCGAAGCCCTCCGTGAAGATCAGACGTTAGCTTCCTCTTCTTCTTCTTCTCCCAGCATCGATCGTAGCTCCGCAAATGCCACTTTTCGTATCCCTATCAACTG GGGAAGCTCGATCCGGAGGTATTTGAAAAAGACCGGTACTTTCTCAAGAAGATCTTACTCCTCTGGAGATGGCTCTCTTTATTTCCCTGATCTAGATGTAAAT AATGAAAGCAAGATTCTTGATCAAACTAGCAGTAGATTTGAAGGTAAAAGCAGAGTCTGGTACAAATGTGAGCTTGAACAAGAT ATTAAGAAGCTGCAGCAGCAGTTACAAGAAGAGATCAATTTACGCTTAGCTCTTACAAGCGCTGTTGAGCACTCTAGTTCCCCCTTTATGGAATCACCTTGTCAACTTCCTGATAAG GCACAAGAGCTTTTAGACAGTTTAGCAGTACTGGAGATCACGGTGTCAAAGCTAGAACAAGAATCAGTTTCCTTGAGATATTTACTAAGGCAAGAGAAGAACGAGCGGCGTCTCACTGAGATCCTACAAAAGAAGAAGTCTCATTATTCTGCACCTTCAAAGTTCACTAATGCACAAAGTTTCCCTAACAAGTTG GTGACAAGGAAAAGAGAGAGTAAACAAGTGGTTTCTGTGGATGATGAAGCTTTACAAATAGACCGAAGAAGAATATAA
- the LOC106295771 gene encoding rho GTPase-activating protein 7 isoform X2, translated as MLCLKSEALREDQTLASSSSSSPSIDRSSANATFRIPINWGSSIRRYLKKTGTFSRRSYSSGDGSLYFPDLDNESKILDQTSSRFEGKSRVWYKCELEQDIKKLQQQLQEEINLRLALTSAVEHSSSPFMESPCQLPDKAQELLDSLAVLEITVSKLEQESVSLRYLLRQEKNERRLTEILQKKKSHYSAPSKFTNAQSFPNKLVTRKRESKQVVSVDDEALQIDRRRI; from the exons ATGCTTTGTCTCAAATCCGAAGCCCTCCGTGAAGATCAGACGTTAGCTTCCTCTTCTTCTTCTTCTCCCAGCATCGATCGTAGCTCCGCAAATGCCACTTTTCGTATCCCTATCAACTG GGGAAGCTCGATCCGGAGGTATTTGAAAAAGACCGGTACTTTCTCAAGAAGATCTTACTCCTCTGGAGATGGCTCTCTTTATTTCCCTGATCTAGAT AATGAAAGCAAGATTCTTGATCAAACTAGCAGTAGATTTGAAGGTAAAAGCAGAGTCTGGTACAAATGTGAGCTTGAACAAGAT ATTAAGAAGCTGCAGCAGCAGTTACAAGAAGAGATCAATTTACGCTTAGCTCTTACAAGCGCTGTTGAGCACTCTAGTTCCCCCTTTATGGAATCACCTTGTCAACTTCCTGATAAG GCACAAGAGCTTTTAGACAGTTTAGCAGTACTGGAGATCACGGTGTCAAAGCTAGAACAAGAATCAGTTTCCTTGAGATATTTACTAAGGCAAGAGAAGAACGAGCGGCGTCTCACTGAGATCCTACAAAAGAAGAAGTCTCATTATTCTGCACCTTCAAAGTTCACTAATGCACAAAGTTTCCCTAACAAGTTG GTGACAAGGAAAAGAGAGAGTAAACAAGTGGTTTCTGTGGATGATGAAGCTTTACAAATAGACCGAAGAAGAATATAA